A genomic window from Streptomyces sp. 846.5 includes:
- a CDS encoding DUF2000 domain-containing protein — protein MRYDTKIALVVREDLAPWQALNVTAFLASGVAHASDQIMGKPYEDGAGHEYLALFREPVLVFAADAAQLAEVHRKALSRELPTALYTADMFGTGNDDDNRAAVLTADPQALDLVGLAIHGPRNAVDRCTKGLPLHP, from the coding sequence ATGCGCTATGACACCAAGATCGCCCTGGTGGTCCGCGAGGACCTCGCCCCCTGGCAGGCGCTCAATGTGACCGCCTTCCTCGCCTCCGGCGTCGCCCACGCCTCGGACCAGATCATGGGCAAGCCCTACGAGGACGGCGCGGGCCACGAGTACCTGGCGTTGTTCCGGGAGCCGGTGCTGGTCTTCGCCGCGGACGCGGCACAGTTGGCCGAGGTGCACCGCAAGGCGCTGTCACGGGAGCTGCCGACCGCCCTCTACACCGCGGATATGTTCGGCACCGGCAACGACGACGACAACCGGGCCGCGGTCCTCACCGCCGACCCGCAGGCGCTGGACCTGGTCGGACTCGCCATTCACGGCCCCCGCAACGCGGTTGACCGCTGCACCAAGGGCCTTCCGCTGCACCCCTGA
- a CDS encoding cellulose synthase catalytic subunit codes for MTQVSAAAEVSTGPPTTDQATAPVYDYARYSHLAGPVTEPAADRPYRVEYRSLLSRTDKRIRLWVMMLLAPLAELALLVWMLLPQNWSQRPFDPRTWLRVMDKVVLGTIVLIETFRLLQIVSNVHGTLFARDPVPVRPKSGTRVAFVTACVPGKEPIAMVRTTLAAARRIRHSGTVDVWLLDEGDQPEMLALCEELGVRHFSRKGVERWNQRKGHFRARTKHGNYNSWLDAHGADYDFLACVDTDHVPHGNFLERTLGYFRDPDVAFVVGPQVYGNYEALVTKAAESQQFLFHAVVQRAGNKYSSPMLVGTNNVLRVEALRQIGGFHDSITEDMATGMVMHTKRNPVTRHKWKSVYTPDVLAVGEGPSSWTDFFAQQLRWSRGTYETLLKQFWWRMFRLSPGRLFNYLLMLTFYPMSGISCIFGGISSVLYLVFGASGVSVSTSTWMMLFSDAVLLQIGLYSVNRKHNVSPHEKEGSTGIGGIAMGVLATPVYASSLIAAVLRMPGHFKVTPKGDSASPDRLWTFRIHLLWALVFGGALAASFVTGNAYPAMRIWAGIALVSSLLPLVIWRAEVVRVRRTTAVHMSRGDTP; via the coding sequence ATGACACAGGTTTCAGCTGCGGCAGAGGTATCCACCGGGCCGCCCACAACGGATCAGGCCACCGCTCCGGTCTACGACTACGCCCGGTACAGCCATCTCGCGGGGCCGGTGACCGAGCCGGCCGCCGACCGGCCCTACCGGGTCGAGTACCGCAGCCTGCTCAGCCGCACCGACAAGCGGATCAGGCTCTGGGTGATGATGCTGCTCGCCCCGCTGGCCGAGCTCGCGCTGCTGGTCTGGATGCTGCTGCCGCAGAACTGGTCCCAGCGCCCCTTCGACCCGCGCACCTGGCTCCGCGTCATGGACAAGGTGGTGCTCGGCACCATCGTGCTGATCGAGACCTTCCGGCTGCTGCAGATCGTCTCCAACGTCCACGGCACCCTGTTCGCCCGCGACCCGGTACCGGTGCGCCCGAAGTCCGGCACCAGGGTCGCCTTCGTCACCGCCTGCGTGCCCGGCAAGGAACCCATCGCGATGGTCAGGACCACGCTGGCCGCGGCCCGCAGGATCCGGCACAGCGGCACGGTCGACGTCTGGCTGCTGGACGAGGGCGACCAGCCCGAGATGCTGGCGCTGTGCGAGGAGCTGGGCGTGCGGCACTTCTCCCGCAAGGGCGTCGAGCGCTGGAACCAGCGCAAGGGCCACTTCAGGGCCAGGACCAAGCACGGCAACTACAACAGCTGGCTGGACGCGCACGGCGCCGACTACGACTTCCTGGCCTGCGTCGACACCGACCACGTCCCGCACGGCAACTTCCTGGAGCGCACCCTCGGCTACTTCCGCGACCCCGACGTCGCCTTCGTCGTCGGGCCGCAGGTGTACGGCAACTACGAGGCGCTGGTCACCAAGGCCGCGGAGAGCCAGCAGTTCCTGTTCCACGCGGTGGTCCAGCGGGCCGGCAACAAGTACTCCTCACCGATGCTGGTCGGCACCAACAATGTGCTCCGGGTCGAGGCGCTGCGGCAGATCGGCGGCTTCCACGACTCCATCACCGAGGACATGGCCACCGGCATGGTGATGCACACCAAGCGCAACCCGGTCACCCGCCACAAGTGGAAGTCGGTCTACACCCCGGACGTGCTGGCGGTGGGCGAGGGCCCGTCCTCCTGGACCGACTTCTTCGCCCAGCAGCTGCGCTGGTCCCGCGGCACCTACGAGACGCTGCTCAAGCAGTTCTGGTGGCGGATGTTCCGGCTGAGCCCCGGACGGCTGTTCAACTACCTGCTGATGCTGACCTTCTATCCCATGTCGGGGATCTCCTGCATCTTCGGCGGGATCAGCTCGGTGCTCTACCTGGTGTTCGGCGCCTCCGGGGTGAGCGTGTCCACGTCCACCTGGATGATGCTCTTCAGCGACGCGGTGCTGCTGCAGATCGGCCTCTACTCGGTCAACCGCAAGCACAACGTCAGCCCGCACGAGAAGGAGGGCTCCACCGGCATCGGCGGCATCGCCATGGGCGTGCTGGCCACCCCGGTGTACGCCAGCTCGCTGATCGCCGCGGTGCTCAGGATGCCGGGGCACTTCAAGGTCACGCCCAAGGGGGACTCGGCCAGCCCGGACCGGCTGTGGACCTTCCGGATCCATCTGCTCTGGGCGCTGGTCTTCGGAGGAGCGCTGGCCGCGTCCTTCGTCACCGGCAACGCCTATCCGGCGATGCGGATCTGGGCGGGCATCGCGCTGGTCTCCAGCCTGCTGCCGCTGGTCATCTGGCGCGCCGAGGTGGTCCGGGTGCGCCGCACTACCGCTGTTCACATGTCCAGGGGGGACACACCGTGA
- a CDS encoding cupin domain-containing protein, with protein MTDLDAALDAIPDLWSPHIAATVNDYDVKIAKLEGAFVWHAHPETDEFFLVLAGRLTIELEGREPVVLGPHQVFTVPRGLRHRPVADPGTRIMLLEPQGTTNTGDADEAPGVATTTGLQLRTDTRPSSPQRLKERVARSRNGVFWSLTKVR; from the coding sequence ATGACCGACCTCGACGCGGCGTTGGACGCCATCCCCGATCTCTGGTCCCCGCACATCGCCGCGACCGTCAATGACTACGACGTCAAGATCGCCAAGCTGGAGGGCGCGTTCGTCTGGCACGCCCATCCGGAGACCGACGAGTTCTTCCTGGTCCTGGCCGGAAGACTGACGATCGAACTGGAAGGCAGGGAGCCGGTCGTGCTCGGCCCGCACCAGGTGTTCACGGTGCCGCGCGGCCTGCGGCACCGTCCCGTCGCCGACCCCGGCACCAGGATCATGCTGCTGGAGCCGCAGGGCACCACCAACACCGGCGACGCCGACGAGGCCCCCGGGGTCGCCACCACCACCGGGCTCCAGCTGCGCACGGACACCCGCCCCAGCAGCCCTCAGCGGCTGAAGGAGAGGGTGGCCAGGTCCAGGAACGGGGTCTTCTGGTCGCTGACGAAGGTGAGATAG
- the ftsY gene encoding signal recognition particle-docking protein FtsY, which translates to MEYIIIAVVIAVVLLGAATGLVVNGRRRKQLPPSTPARIGEPQVGEEAAPPREAPTRAVEEVPLPEAAAEAAAPEAPAVRELDVPEPTAGRLVRLRSRLSRSQNSMGKGLLALLSRDHLDEETWEEIEEVLLTADVGVAPTQELVERLRSRVKVLGTRTPDELRTLLREELTTLVDPTLDRTLHTARHTGGDAPRPAVVLVVGVNGVGKTTTSGKLARVLVADGRTVLLGAADTFRAAAADQLQTWGERVGARTVRGPEGGDPASVAFDAVKQGIAEGADTVLVDTAGRLHTKTGLMDELGKVKRVVEKHGPVDEVLLVLDATTGQNGLVQAKVFAEVVDITGIVLTKLDGTAKGGIVIAVQRQLGVPVKLIGLGEGADDLAPFDPAGFVDALIG; encoded by the coding sequence ATGGAATACATCATCATCGCAGTAGTCATCGCCGTGGTGCTCCTCGGAGCGGCCACCGGTCTCGTCGTCAACGGCAGGCGGCGCAAGCAGCTGCCGCCGTCCACCCCGGCCCGGATCGGCGAGCCGCAGGTCGGCGAGGAGGCCGCGCCGCCGCGGGAGGCGCCGACCAGGGCCGTCGAGGAGGTCCCGCTACCGGAGGCCGCTGCGGAGGCCGCTGCCCCGGAGGCCCCCGCCGTCCGCGAGCTGGACGTACCGGAGCCCACGGCCGGGCGCCTGGTCCGGCTGCGCTCCCGACTGTCCCGCTCGCAGAACTCCATGGGCAAGGGCCTGCTGGCCCTGCTCTCCCGGGACCACCTCGACGAGGAGACCTGGGAGGAGATCGAGGAGGTCCTGCTCACCGCCGATGTGGGCGTCGCCCCCACCCAGGAGCTGGTGGAGCGGCTGCGCTCGCGGGTGAAGGTGCTCGGCACCCGCACCCCGGACGAGCTGCGCACGCTGCTCCGCGAGGAGCTGACCACCCTGGTCGACCCGACCCTGGACCGCACCCTGCACACCGCCCGGCACACCGGGGGGGACGCCCCGCGCCCCGCCGTGGTGCTGGTCGTCGGGGTCAACGGCGTCGGCAAGACCACCACCAGCGGCAAGCTGGCCCGGGTGCTGGTCGCGGACGGACGCACCGTGCTGCTCGGCGCCGCCGACACCTTCCGCGCCGCCGCCGCTGACCAGCTGCAGACGTGGGGCGAGCGCGTCGGCGCCCGCACCGTCCGCGGCCCCGAGGGCGGCGACCCGGCGTCGGTGGCCTTCGACGCCGTCAAGCAGGGCATCGCCGAGGGCGCGGACACCGTGCTGGTGGACACCGCCGGGCGGCTGCACACCAAGACCGGCCTGATGGACGAGCTCGGCAAGGTCAAGCGGGTGGTCGAGAAGCACGGTCCGGTGGACGAGGTGCTGCTGGTGCTGGACGCCACCACCGGCCAGAACGGACTGGTCCAGGCGAAGGTCTTCGCCGAGGTGGTGGACATCACCGGCATTGTGCTGACCAAGCTGGACGGCACCGCCAAGGGCGGCATCGTGATCGCGGTCCAGCGCCAGCTGGGCGTCCCGGTGAAGCTGATCGGCCTGGGCGAGGGCGCGGACGACCTGGCGCCGTTCGACCCGGCCGGCTTCGTGGACGCGCTCATCGGCTGA
- a CDS encoding AraC family transcriptional regulator: MHAHLREHVYHRHSHDTYSFGVTEEGAQTFSCRGGAHTSATGLVMTFNPDDPHDGRTADGLGFTYRIVHIGPELVGEVLADAAGRGSGPLPLFTEPVLDDVRAARAIRRLHHSLTGPAGALVRDERLTEAVLALVGHGTGQRISVGAAGGALARARALLVEAGPRPVTPEELASAAGCSRFALYRGFRAAYGLAPSEYQRQLRLRDARRMILRGEGLAEVAAATGFTDQSHLNRWFLRCYGLTPGAFRAGDPSARSSSE, from the coding sequence ATGCATGCGCACTTGCGGGAGCACGTCTACCACCGCCACAGCCATGACACGTACTCCTTCGGCGTGACCGAGGAGGGCGCGCAGACCTTCAGCTGCCGCGGCGGAGCCCACACCAGCGCCACCGGCCTGGTGATGACCTTCAACCCGGACGACCCGCACGACGGCCGCACCGCCGACGGGCTCGGGTTCACCTACCGCATCGTCCACATCGGCCCCGAGCTGGTGGGCGAGGTGCTGGCCGACGCGGCGGGGCGGGGGAGCGGACCGCTGCCGCTGTTCACCGAACCGGTCCTGGACGACGTCCGGGCCGCCCGTGCCATTCGCCGGCTGCACCACAGCCTCACCGGGCCCGCCGGCGCCCTGGTGCGGGACGAGCGGCTGACGGAAGCCGTGCTGGCGCTGGTCGGCCACGGCACCGGGCAGCGGATCAGTGTCGGCGCGGCCGGCGGAGCCCTGGCCCGCGCTCGTGCCCTGCTGGTCGAGGCGGGCCCGCGGCCGGTGACGCCCGAGGAGCTGGCCTCCGCGGCGGGCTGCAGCCGCTTCGCGCTCTACCGGGGCTTCCGGGCCGCCTACGGACTCGCGCCCAGCGAGTACCAGCGGCAGCTGCGGCTGCGTGACGCCCGGCGGATGATCCTGCGCGGGGAGGGCCTGGCCGAGGTGGCGGCGGCGACGGGGTTCACCGACCAGAGCCACCTCAACCGCTGGTTCCTGCGCTGCTACGGACTCACCCCGGGAGCCTTCCGCGCGGGCGACCCGTCCGCCCGGTCGTCGAGCGAATAG
- a CDS encoding carbohydrate-binding protein, with product MSDSRTGTAPAPPSNGDGGARRPRRRLLFVVLTAAVAVALLVAYLVARQSPGGSGTPAPSADAAGPAGWTTVWRDDFTGARGQLPSGRDWLFDQGHGYQGGAADWGTNEIQSYTSDPANVSLDGRGDLAITPLRNAAGQWTSARIETRRTDFRPPAGGVLRFESRIKLPDVTGAAAAGYWPAFWALGAGERTNANAWPGVGELDFLENVNGDNRIHGTFHCGVGQGGPCNEKTGLGATTTCQGSACQGVFHTYALEWDRSTSPEQLRWYVDDRLYWTVRSTDVDARTWAAATTAGDFIVLNVAMGGDFPNGVAGSTTPDGVTRSGVPMLVDYVAVYSHQGAAGGAATATTAAAGTDATGRIQAAKATRHSGTAAVRGSTLASISQGDSVEFAKLDFGGAAPLSKVTAVFSSGVPAGAKGKIEFRLDSPTSPTFGSIDIPSTGGWGSWQTLTQALHTPATGVHDLYLTFVSDQKTPFLDLATLSFSR from the coding sequence ATGAGCGATTCACGCACTGGTACGGCCCCCGCACCCCCCTCGAACGGTGACGGGGGTGCGCGCAGGCCGCGCCGACGGCTGCTGTTCGTGGTGCTCACCGCTGCCGTGGCGGTCGCGCTGCTGGTCGCCTATCTGGTGGCCCGTCAGTCGCCAGGCGGTTCCGGCACGCCCGCTCCGAGCGCCGACGCGGCCGGCCCGGCCGGCTGGACCACGGTCTGGCGGGACGACTTCACCGGCGCCAGGGGCCAACTGCCCTCCGGCCGGGACTGGCTGTTCGACCAGGGCCACGGCTACCAGGGCGGCGCGGCCGACTGGGGCACCAACGAGATCCAGTCCTACACCAGCGATCCCGCGAACGTCAGCCTCGACGGGCGGGGCGATCTCGCCATCACCCCGCTCCGGAACGCCGCCGGGCAGTGGACCTCGGCCAGGATCGAGACCCGCCGCACCGACTTCCGGCCACCGGCCGGGGGCGTGCTGCGCTTCGAGTCGCGGATCAAGCTGCCGGACGTGACCGGCGCGGCCGCCGCCGGGTACTGGCCGGCCTTCTGGGCACTGGGCGCCGGGGAGCGGACCAACGCCAACGCCTGGCCCGGCGTCGGGGAGCTGGACTTCCTGGAGAACGTCAACGGCGACAACCGGATCCACGGCACCTTCCACTGCGGGGTCGGACAAGGCGGCCCCTGCAACGAGAAGACCGGCCTCGGCGCGACGACCACCTGCCAGGGGTCGGCCTGCCAGGGCGTCTTCCACACCTACGCCCTCGAATGGGACCGCAGCACCAGCCCCGAGCAACTGCGCTGGTACGTCGACGACAGGCTCTACTGGACCGTCAGGTCCACCGATGTCGACGCCAGGACCTGGGCCGCAGCCACCACCGCGGGGGACTTCATCGTGCTCAACGTGGCCATGGGCGGCGACTTCCCCAACGGCGTCGCCGGCAGTACCACCCCGGACGGGGTCACCCGCTCGGGCGTCCCCATGCTGGTCGACTATGTGGCGGTCTACTCCCACCAGGGCGCCGCGGGCGGCGCGGCGACAGCCACGACTGCCGCCGCCGGCACGGACGCCACCGGCCGGATCCAGGCGGCCAAGGCCACCCGCCACAGCGGTACGGCCGCCGTGCGGGGCAGTACCCTGGCCTCGATCAGCCAGGGCGACTCGGTGGAGTTCGCCAAGCTCGACTTCGGCGGCGCCGCCCCGCTCTCCAAGGTCACCGCCGTCTTCTCGTCAGGCGTGCCCGCAGGCGCCAAGGGCAAGATCGAATTCCGGCTGGACAGCCCCACCAGTCCCACCTTCGGCAGCATCGACATCCCGTCGACCGGCGGCTGGGGGTCCTGGCAGACCCTCACCCAGGCCCTGCACACCCCGGCCACCGGTGTGCACGACCTCTATCTCACCTTCGTCAGCGACCAGAAGACCCCGTTCCTGGACCTGGCCACCCTCTCCTTCAGCCGCTGA
- a CDS encoding DNA primase, whose protein sequence is MDSLFGNPIFNGRSLGPRGRSRATRCQTAAEYTLHWGWTVALADAGSAVGTDADAGAVVLPPGSGPTELRDAWLRRPGAELRLRTGLRFDALDVPEAAGYQALVRLERMGVRPGPVLLTPQARALFLVAPHTAEALPDLLYRTGWDDADLDLVCHGAGASVPAPPTPQTRWLRRPSLDTTARPPEARLLLGTLAYACHRGVAELVGRH, encoded by the coding sequence TTGGACAGCCTGTTCGGAAACCCGATCTTCAACGGACGGTCGCTCGGCCCGCGCGGACGCTCCCGCGCCACCCGGTGCCAGACCGCTGCCGAGTACACCCTGCACTGGGGCTGGACCGTGGCCCTGGCGGACGCCGGCTCCGCCGTCGGCACCGACGCCGACGCCGGTGCCGTCGTCCTGCCGCCAGGCAGCGGCCCCACCGAACTGCGCGACGCCTGGCTGCGCCGCCCGGGCGCGGAGCTGCGGCTGCGCACCGGGCTCCGCTTCGACGCACTCGACGTCCCCGAGGCGGCCGGCTACCAGGCGCTGGTCCGGCTCGAACGGATGGGGGTCAGGCCGGGACCGGTGCTGCTGACCCCGCAGGCCCGGGCGCTGTTCCTGGTCGCGCCGCACACCGCCGAGGCGCTGCCCGACCTGCTGTACCGAACCGGCTGGGACGACGCCGACCTCGACCTCGTCTGCCACGGCGCCGGCGCGTCGGTACCCGCGCCGCCCACCCCGCAGACCCGCTGGCTGCGCCGGCCCTCGCTGGACACCACGGCCCGGCCGCCGGAGGCCCGGCTGCTGCTGGGCACCCTGGCCTACGCCTGCCACCGGGGCGTGGCGGAACTGGTCGGGCGGCACTGA
- a CDS encoding galactose oxidase early set domain-containing protein, which yields MAVAGMNAPAAVGFAGAEYHQYVISQPGYKAQYGSWSVLKLPTQFRVNAIHASLLRTGKVLIIAGSGNDANNFKAGTFKTLLWDPVKETYKLIPTPADMFCSGHAQLPDGSLLVAGGTLRYEQVAGTVTVPGGTMEVRNEDPNKSRTVRKGTVFTAPDGRQYKTDDAVVLPAAAKSVVKDPKAYRGVRTVVTPSQQAVWVDSLSPGTTGTIKTMTQFHVKGLTGNDGRTLYGMAKAINLGVQNFQGIKQSYVFNPDIEQYELVQSMEYARWYPTLAPTADGKVIAVSGLDGTGVILNGENEIFDPTTRTWSAGPTRFFATYPALFLTASNKLFYSGSNAGYGNAAKGRTPGLWDLKTNTFQVVPGLKDPQYTETSSSLLLPPAQAQKVMFLGGGGAGESAKGTARTAVVDLTKTNPSWTTGPDLPAGQTRYLSSVILPNDTVLTTGGSHDYRGKHGSDILKANIYHPDTNTFSLAADPTVGRDYHSEALLLPDGRVVTMGSNPLFGNKQDVGGQFFEQRIEIYTPAYLYHGARPAVTGGPAAVSRGQSAAFTTTVPTAGGIGTARLMRPSSVTHATDVQQRSIALDVTRTPGGFTTTIPSNAGLVPSGWYMLFITDRNGTPSVARWVQVR from the coding sequence ATGGCGGTGGCCGGGATGAACGCCCCGGCCGCCGTGGGCTTCGCCGGCGCCGAGTACCACCAGTACGTCATCTCCCAGCCCGGGTACAAGGCGCAGTACGGCTCGTGGAGCGTGCTCAAACTGCCGACCCAGTTCCGGGTCAACGCCATCCACGCCAGCCTGCTCCGCACCGGCAAGGTGCTGATCATCGCGGGCTCCGGGAACGACGCCAACAACTTCAAGGCCGGTACCTTCAAGACCCTGCTCTGGGACCCGGTCAAGGAGACCTACAAGCTGATCCCCACCCCGGCCGACATGTTCTGCAGCGGTCATGCCCAACTCCCGGACGGCAGCCTGCTGGTGGCCGGCGGCACGCTGCGGTACGAGCAGGTGGCGGGCACGGTGACGGTCCCCGGCGGCACCATGGAGGTGCGCAACGAGGACCCCAACAAGTCCCGCACCGTGCGCAAGGGCACCGTCTTCACCGCGCCCGACGGGCGTCAGTACAAGACCGACGACGCAGTGGTGCTCCCGGCCGCCGCCAAGTCCGTGGTCAAGGACCCCAAGGCCTACCGCGGCGTGCGCACCGTCGTCACGCCCTCGCAGCAGGCCGTCTGGGTGGACTCGCTGTCCCCGGGCACGACCGGGACCATCAAGACGATGACCCAGTTCCACGTCAAGGGCCTGACCGGCAACGACGGCCGCACCCTGTACGGGATGGCGAAGGCGATCAACCTGGGCGTCCAGAACTTCCAGGGCATCAAGCAGTCCTACGTGTTCAACCCGGACATCGAGCAGTACGAACTGGTCCAGTCGATGGAGTACGCCCGCTGGTACCCGACCCTGGCGCCGACCGCCGACGGCAAGGTCATCGCGGTCTCCGGCCTGGACGGTACCGGGGTGATCCTCAACGGGGAGAACGAGATCTTCGACCCCACGACCAGGACCTGGTCGGCCGGGCCCACCCGCTTCTTCGCCACCTACCCCGCGCTGTTCCTGACGGCGAGCAACAAGCTGTTCTACTCCGGCTCCAACGCCGGGTACGGCAACGCCGCCAAGGGCCGTACCCCCGGGCTGTGGGACCTGAAGACCAACACCTTCCAGGTGGTTCCCGGGCTCAAGGACCCGCAGTACACCGAGACCTCCTCCTCACTGCTGCTGCCGCCGGCGCAGGCGCAGAAGGTGATGTTCCTCGGCGGCGGCGGGGCCGGCGAGTCCGCGAAGGGCACCGCCCGTACCGCGGTGGTCGACCTGACGAAGACGAACCCCAGCTGGACCACCGGCCCCGACCTGCCGGCCGGGCAGACCCGCTACCTCAGCAGCGTGATCCTGCCGAACGACACCGTGCTCACCACCGGCGGCTCGCACGACTACCGCGGCAAGCACGGCAGCGACATCCTCAAGGCCAACATCTACCACCCCGACACCAACACCTTCTCCCTGGCCGCCGACCCGACCGTGGGCCGCGACTACCACAGCGAGGCGCTGCTGCTGCCGGACGGACGGGTCGTCACCATGGGGTCCAACCCGCTGTTCGGCAACAAGCAGGACGTCGGCGGCCAGTTCTTCGAACAGCGCATCGAGATCTACACCCCGGCGTACCTGTACCACGGCGCCCGTCCTGCGGTGACCGGCGGCCCGGCCGCGGTCTCCCGGGGGCAGAGCGCCGCCTTCACCACGACCGTGCCCACCGCCGGGGGCATCGGCACCGCACGGCTGATGCGGCCCAGCTCGGTGACCCACGCCACCGACGTCCAGCAGCGCTCCATCGCCCTGGACGTCACCCGCACACCCGGCGGCTTCACCACCACGATCCCCTCCAACGCCGGTCTGGTGCCCTCGGGCTGGTACATGCTCTTCATCACGGACCGCAACGGAACCCCCTCGGTGGCCCGTTGGGTCCAGGTGAGGTAG